The Deinococcus sonorensis KR-87 genome includes a window with the following:
- a CDS encoding MaoC family dehydratase, with amino-acid sequence MHPSDLQAQLGQQIALSEWITITQKRVNAFADATGDHQFIHVDPERAAQTPFGGPIAHGFLTLSLLAGELGNAGGRPELSGARMVVNYGLNRVRFVTPVRVGSRIRNRAVLQAVDQGAGYVQLTVLNTIEIEGQDRPAVTAETVMRVYL; translated from the coding sequence ATGCATCCGTCTGACCTTCAGGCCCAACTCGGCCAGCAGATTGCGCTGTCCGAGTGGATCACCATCACGCAGAAGCGGGTGAACGCCTTCGCGGACGCCACCGGCGACCACCAGTTCATTCATGTGGACCCGGAGCGCGCCGCCCAGACCCCGTTTGGTGGCCCCATCGCCCACGGCTTCCTGACCCTGTCGCTGCTGGCCGGTGAGCTGGGCAACGCGGGCGGGCGCCCGGAGCTGAGTGGAGCGCGGATGGTGGTGAACTACGGCCTGAACCGGGTGCGCTTCGTGACGCCGGTCCGGGTCGGCAGCCGGATTCGCAACCGGGCGGTCCTGCAGGCGGTGGACCAGGGGGCCGGCTACGTGCAGCTCACGGTGCTGAACACCATCGAGATCGAGGGCCAGGACCGCCCGGCTGTGACGGCCGAGACCGTGATGCGGGTGTACCTGTAA
- a CDS encoding PaaI family thioesterase: protein MSAGNGLDSPGARLLQQRGIDGSAYTRSLGTRLRHFEPGRVEIELDLRPDLTQHHGQAHGAVLGYLADTVSAWAAASVAGDVVTSEYKLNFLTAARGERLWARGEVLRAGRRQVVVRADVYASTAGHDTHVATALATIAPVGEEKPDASV, encoded by the coding sequence GTGAGCGCCGGGAACGGCCTGGACTCGCCGGGCGCCCGGCTGCTCCAGCAGCGTGGCATCGACGGCAGCGCCTACACCCGCAGCCTGGGCACCCGCCTGCGGCATTTCGAGCCGGGACGCGTCGAGATCGAGCTGGATCTGCGCCCGGACCTGACGCAGCATCATGGGCAGGCCCACGGGGCAGTGCTCGGCTACCTCGCCGACACGGTGAGCGCGTGGGCGGCGGCCAGCGTGGCGGGCGACGTGGTGACATCCGAGTACAAGCTGAACTTTCTGACGGCGGCGCGCGGTGAGCGGCTGTGGGCCCGCGGCGAGGTGCTGCGGGCCGGACGGCGGCAGGTGGTGGTGCGCGCCGACGTGTACGCCAGCACGGCCGGCCACGACACCCACGTGGCTACCGCGCTCGCCACCATTGCACCGGTGGGAGAGGAAAAGCCCGATGCATCCGTCTGA
- the metK gene encoding methionine adenosyltransferase, with the protein MRKYYTSESVSEGHPDKLADFISDSILDEFLRQEPASRVAVETLVTTGMAVVAGEVTATQAHVDVQKVVRDAVKTVGYTRAHYGFDAEYSAVLVAIHEQSPDIAGGVNASEEWRGMTEEERARPENALSHIGAGDQGLMFGYATDETPELMPLPISLAHRLTRRLAELRKAGTLSYLRPDAKAQVTVVRDGEIGHEQDLWVDTVVISTQHDEQVDQTQIRADLERLVVREVVPEGLLRPETKLYINPSGKFVIGGPHGDTGLTGRKIIVDTYGGAVPHGGGAFSGKDPTKVDRSAAYYARYIAKNLVAAGLARRALVEVAYAIGRASPVSLRVESYGTGRLSDEQLAALVQQHFDARPQAIIQQLDLLRPIYAQTAAYGHFGRPEFPWEQTDRVAQLQAATQTPA; encoded by the coding sequence ATGCGCAAGTACTACACGTCAGAGTCGGTCAGTGAAGGGCACCCCGACAAGCTCGCGGACTTCATCTCGGACAGCATCCTGGATGAGTTTCTCAGGCAGGAGCCGGCCAGCCGGGTGGCGGTCGAGACGCTGGTGACCACCGGCATGGCCGTGGTGGCCGGCGAGGTCACAGCGACCCAGGCGCACGTGGACGTGCAGAAGGTGGTGCGCGACGCCGTCAAGACGGTCGGCTACACCCGCGCCCACTACGGCTTCGATGCTGAATACAGCGCCGTGCTGGTGGCCATCCACGAGCAGTCGCCGGACATTGCCGGCGGCGTAAACGCGTCTGAGGAATGGCGCGGCATGACCGAGGAGGAGCGCGCCCGTCCAGAGAATGCCCTGTCTCACATCGGGGCCGGCGACCAGGGCCTGATGTTCGGCTACGCCACCGATGAGACGCCGGAACTGATGCCGCTGCCCATCTCGCTGGCGCACCGGCTGACCCGCCGGCTGGCCGAACTGCGCAAGGCCGGCACGCTGTCCTACCTGCGCCCGGACGCCAAGGCCCAGGTGACGGTGGTGCGCGACGGTGAGATCGGGCACGAGCAGGACCTGTGGGTAGACACCGTCGTGATCTCCACCCAGCACGACGAGCAGGTGGACCAGACGCAGATCCGGGCCGACCTGGAGCGTCTGGTCGTGCGTGAGGTGGTGCCGGAGGGGCTGCTGCGTCCCGAGACGAAGCTCTACATCAACCCGAGCGGCAAGTTCGTGATCGGCGGTCCGCACGGCGATACCGGCCTGACCGGCCGCAAGATCATTGTGGACACCTACGGCGGTGCGGTCCCGCACGGCGGCGGCGCCTTCTCCGGCAAGGACCCCACCAAGGTGGACCGCTCGGCGGCCTACTACGCCCGTTACATCGCCAAGAACCTGGTGGCCGCCGGGCTGGCCCGCCGGGCGCTGGTGGAGGTGGCCTACGCCATCGGCCGCGCCAGCCCGGTGTCGCTGCGGGTGGAGAGTTACGGCACCGGTCGCCTCAGTGACGAGCAGCTGGCCGCCCTGGTGCAGCAGCACTTCGACGCCCGGCCGCAGGCGATCATTCAGCAGCTGGACCTGCTGCGGCCGATCTACGCCCAGACCGCCGCCTATGGACACTTCGGCCGGCCGGAGTTTCCCTGGGAGCAGACCGACCGGGTGGCGCAGCTGCAGGCCGCAACCCAGACGCCGGCCTGA
- a CDS encoding SDR family oxidoreductase, whose protein sequence is MSIKQLFDLTGRVALITGGSRGLGLQIAEGLGEYGAKVILTARKQNELDEARAHLERLGVAVAVYQNDLTQFDTVEPLVQQILADHGQIDILINNAGTTWGAPTAEHPLDAWNKVINLNLTGLFLVTQAVGKLCMIPRRSGRIVNIASVAGLQGNDPKMIATLAYNTSKGGVVNLTRSLAGEWAQHNITVNSICPGYFPTKMTKGTLAYGEQRILEHTPLGRLGSDEDLKGLALLLSSDASAFMTGQNIAVDGGASSV, encoded by the coding sequence ATGTCCATCAAGCAACTGTTCGATCTCACCGGCAGGGTCGCCCTCATCACCGGAGGCTCGCGCGGCCTGGGCCTGCAGATTGCCGAAGGGCTGGGCGAATACGGAGCCAAGGTGATCCTGACGGCCCGCAAGCAGAACGAGCTGGACGAGGCCCGGGCGCATCTGGAACGGCTGGGGGTGGCCGTGGCGGTGTACCAGAACGACCTGACCCAGTTCGACACGGTGGAGCCGCTGGTACAGCAGATCCTGGCGGACCACGGCCAGATCGACATCCTGATCAACAATGCCGGGACCACCTGGGGCGCCCCCACCGCCGAGCATCCGCTGGACGCCTGGAACAAGGTCATCAACCTGAACCTCACCGGCCTGTTCCTGGTGACGCAGGCCGTGGGCAAACTCTGCATGATTCCGCGCCGCAGCGGCCGCATCGTCAACATCGCCAGCGTGGCGGGCCTGCAGGGCAACGACCCGAAGATGATCGCCACCCTGGCCTACAACACCAGCAAGGGCGGCGTGGTCAACCTGACCCGCTCGCTGGCCGGCGAGTGGGCGCAGCACAACATCACCGTCAACAGCATCTGCCCCGGCTACTTCCCCACCAAGATGACGAAGGGCACGCTGGCGTACGGCGAGCAACGCATTCTGGAGCACACTCCGCTGGGCCGGCTGGGCAGCGACGAGGACCTGAAAGGGCTGGCGCTGCTGCTCTCCAGCGACGCCAGCGCCTTCATGACCGGCCAGAACATCGCCGTGGACGGCGGCGCGAGCAGCGTGTGA
- a CDS encoding lipocalin family protein, producing the protein MVRRLLPLLLGAGLLACAPVQQAGPVGPLPAVQSSAEAARDLGPHRAGTEWWYVSSSLPDAGLALHWALFKVELLGRTLYVSHTAITDLKTGQVQFVETSQQAGASAGGVPLVVTQDGTTLRQTADGFTLQGPQFQLNLSPQGPFIRHPDSGLPQFGVLAYQSLPNLALSGTVRGQPVQGQAWLDHQWGGQQPGQGVYWDWMGLHTSDGGSLMLYRLRDAAGQVQQLYGTRVRPNGQPQALSGLEMTPGRVWTSGTGRTYTLGWQLRAEGLDLTVDAPHDAQELQSRTTRVNYWEGPVQGSGTLDGTAVTVNGMGEFLSSR; encoded by the coding sequence ATGGTGCGCCGCCTGCTGCCGCTGCTGCTGGGGGCCGGCCTGCTGGCGTGCGCGCCGGTCCAGCAAGCCGGCCCAGTCGGCCCGCTCCCGGCGGTTCAGAGCAGCGCCGAGGCGGCGCGCGACCTGGGGCCGCACCGCGCAGGCACCGAGTGGTGGTACGTGTCCTCCAGCCTGCCAGACGCGGGGCTGGCCCTGCACTGGGCGCTGTTCAAGGTGGAGCTGCTGGGCCGCACCCTCTACGTCTCGCACACCGCCATCACCGACCTGAAGACCGGGCAGGTGCAGTTCGTGGAGACCAGTCAGCAGGCCGGGGCGTCGGCAGGGGGGGTGCCGCTGGTGGTCACCCAGGACGGGACCACGCTGCGTCAGACGGCGGACGGCTTCACGCTTCAGGGGCCGCAATTCCAGCTGAATTTAAGCCCGCAGGGGCCGTTCATCCGGCATCCGGACAGTGGCCTGCCTCAGTTCGGGGTGCTGGCCTATCAGTCGCTGCCGAACCTGGCGCTGAGCGGCACCGTGCGGGGCCAGCCCGTGCAGGGCCAGGCGTGGCTGGATCACCAGTGGGGCGGGCAGCAGCCGGGCCAGGGTGTCTACTGGGACTGGATGGGCCTGCATACCTCTGACGGCGGCAGCCTGATGCTCTACCGCCTGCGCGACGCGGCAGGACAGGTCCAGCAGCTGTATGGCACCCGCGTCCGGCCGAACGGTCAGCCGCAGGCCCTGAGCGGGCTGGAGATGACCCCCGGCCGGGTCTGGACCAGCGGCACCGGGCGCACCTACACGCTGGGCTGGCAGCTACGCGCCGAGGGCCTGGACCTGACCGTGGACGCCCCGCACGACGCCCAGGAACTGCAGAGCCGCACCACCCGGGTGAACTACTGGGAGGGTCCGGTGCAGGGCAGCGGCACCCTGGACGGCACAGCCGTGACGGTCAACGGCATGGGTGAATTCCTGAGCAGCCGCTAG
- the galE gene encoding UDP-glucose 4-epimerase GalE, which yields MKILVTGGAGYIGSHTVRALQAAGHGVVVFDNLSSGHREALPAEATLVQGDLTDLSSIQAALEAHKPDAVVHFAALIEVGESMSQPGRYYRNNVVGSLNLLTAMANTRKIPLVFSSTAAVYGDAEVSPIPEDAPKGPTSVYGETKLMTEQMIAAFERAHGIRTIRLRYFNVCGAQPDGSIGEDHVNKTHLIELALLTALGQREKMMIFGDDYPTRDGTCIRDYIHVLDLAQAHVLAVERLFEGGESTVYNVGLGHGFTVREVLDAVDRVVGTPLKRELAPRRAGDPPSLVADSHRIQQDLGWVPQYTDLDRIIQTAWAWHHSHPHGFAEQVRS from the coding sequence ATGAAGATTCTGGTCACGGGTGGAGCAGGCTACATCGGGTCGCACACGGTGCGCGCCCTGCAGGCGGCGGGGCACGGCGTGGTGGTGTTCGACAACCTGTCGAGCGGCCACCGCGAGGCGCTGCCGGCAGAGGCGACGCTGGTTCAGGGCGACCTGACCGACCTGAGCAGCATTCAGGCGGCGCTGGAAGCGCACAAGCCGGACGCGGTGGTGCATTTCGCCGCGCTGATCGAGGTGGGCGAGAGCATGAGCCAGCCGGGCCGCTACTACCGCAACAACGTGGTGGGTAGCCTGAACCTGCTGACCGCCATGGCCAACACCCGCAAGATTCCGCTGGTGTTCAGCAGCACGGCGGCCGTGTACGGCGACGCCGAGGTGTCCCCGATCCCCGAGGACGCGCCCAAAGGCCCCACCAGCGTGTACGGCGAGACCAAGCTGATGACCGAGCAGATGATCGCGGCGTTCGAGCGGGCACACGGCATCCGCACCATCCGGCTGCGCTACTTCAACGTCTGCGGGGCGCAGCCGGACGGCAGCATCGGTGAGGACCACGTCAACAAGACGCACCTGATCGAACTGGCGCTGCTGACCGCGCTGGGCCAGCGCGAGAAGATGATGATCTTCGGCGACGACTACCCCACCCGCGACGGCACCTGCATCCGCGACTACATCCACGTGCTGGACCTGGCGCAGGCGCATGTGCTGGCGGTGGAGCGGCTGTTCGAGGGCGGCGAGAGCACCGTCTACAACGTGGGGCTGGGGCACGGCTTCACGGTGCGCGAGGTGCTGGACGCGGTGGACCGGGTGGTGGGCACGCCGCTGAAGCGCGAGCTGGCCCCGCGCCGCGCGGGCGATCCGCCGAGCCTGGTGGCCGACAGCCACCGCATTCAGCAGGACCTCGGCTGGGTGCCGCAGTACACCGACCTGGACCGCATCATCCAGACCGCCTGGGCCTGGCATCACAGCCACCCGCACGGCTTCGCCGAACAGGTCCGGAGCTGA